The following proteins are co-located in the Polystyrenella longa genome:
- a CDS encoding type II toxin-antitoxin system RelE/ParE family toxin, giving the protein MGYQVRLSARAEHDVEEVFAWFKSNKAIRAGRVWYGQLLAQIDTLEHHPDRCPVYEISDQKEPIIRELLVGGKAYKYRIFFTIKKMQVEILHIRHTARQEVQGDELKP; this is encoded by the coding sequence GTGGGATATCAAGTCCGCCTATCGGCACGTGCAGAGCATGATGTCGAAGAGGTCTTCGCCTGGTTCAAATCAAACAAAGCGATTCGAGCTGGAAGAGTATGGTATGGCCAATTACTGGCCCAGATCGACACTTTGGAACATCACCCAGATCGATGTCCTGTCTACGAAATCAGCGACCAAAAGGAACCGATCATTCGAGAGCTTCTCGTTGGTGGTAAAGCATACAAATATCGCATCTTTTTCACGATTAAAAAGATGCAAGTCGAAATATTGCACATTCGACATACCGCTCGACAAGAGGTTCAGGGGGATGAGTTGAAACCCTGA
- a CDS encoding type II toxin-antitoxin system Phd/YefM family antitoxin — translation MFDLSDGIDSLTNFKRQSSQYLDKLLESGEPLVLTVNGKAKVVVQDAAAYQKLVETAERNERSETIAAIKEGLADSRSGRSKPARLALNKLAQKYGMEQE, via the coding sequence ATGTTTGATTTAAGTGATGGAATCGATTCGCTGACGAATTTCAAACGTCAGTCATCTCAATACTTGGACAAGCTACTTGAGTCTGGCGAACCGCTTGTTTTGACAGTGAATGGAAAGGCTAAAGTCGTCGTTCAGGATGCCGCTGCCTATCAGAAACTGGTGGAGACCGCAGAAAGGAACGAGAGAAGCGAAACGATCGCTGCAATCAAAGAAGGACTCGCCGATTCCCGTTCCGGTCGCTCGAAGCCAGCCCGACTCGCACTAAACAAGTTAGCTCAGAAATACGGTATGGAACAGGAATAA
- the mscL gene encoding large-conductance mechanosensitive channel protein MscL, giving the protein MIKEFKEFAMKGNVMDMAVGIIIGAGFGKIVSSLVNDIIMPPIGLLMGNVDFSELSYEIAAEGADGEPVVIKYGQFVNTVLDFVIIAFVIFLFIKQMNRLKSKEPDPTPTEKKCPKCLLLVPIEASRCGHCTSEI; this is encoded by the coding sequence ATGATCAAAGAATTCAAAGAGTTCGCGATGAAGGGAAATGTCATGGACATGGCCGTCGGTATCATCATTGGTGCCGGTTTCGGAAAAATCGTCTCTTCGTTAGTGAATGATATCATTATGCCTCCCATTGGATTGTTAATGGGAAATGTCGACTTCTCCGAATTAAGTTACGAAATCGCGGCGGAAGGAGCGGACGGGGAACCAGTAGTAATCAAATACGGGCAGTTCGTGAACACCGTTCTCGACTTTGTCATCATTGCCTTTGTGATCTTCCTGTTCATTAAGCAGATGAACCGCCTCAAAAGCAAAGAACCCGATCCCACCCCCACCGAGAAAAAATGCCCTAAGTGCTTACTGCTTGTCCCCATTGAAGCGTCCCGCTGCGGCCACTGTACTTCGGAGATTTAG
- the fbaA gene encoding class II fructose-bisphosphate aldolase, translating into MRKEADMPIATPKQYEAMLDAAQKGSYAYPAINITSLSTINGALKAFADQKSDGIIQVSTGGGQFASGLAQNDMVLGAIVLAEACHRLAEKYDVLIALHTDHCQPGKVDSFLRPLIAETARRRKNGQENLFQSHMLDASELPLDENLALSKDLLKECAAQEIILEIEAGVVGGEEDGVDNHDTPAEKLYTTPEDMVTVCEELKGIGRYMFAATFGNVHGSYKPGHVKLRPEILKEGQEAVMAKYGKEAEFDLVFHGGSGTPMEQLRETLDYGVVKMNIDTDTQYAFTRPVVDHIMKNYDGVLKIDGEIGNKKAYDPRAYIKKGEAGVAARLAQACDDLESTGKTICGKV; encoded by the coding sequence ATTCGAAAAGAGGCCGATATGCCTATTGCAACTCCGAAACAATACGAAGCGATGCTCGACGCCGCCCAAAAAGGCTCTTACGCCTACCCTGCGATCAACATCACGTCGCTCTCCACCATCAACGGTGCTCTAAAAGCGTTCGCTGATCAGAAGTCGGACGGTATTATTCAGGTTTCCACCGGTGGTGGTCAGTTTGCTTCCGGACTCGCCCAAAACGACATGGTTCTGGGAGCCATCGTCCTGGCCGAAGCCTGCCATCGTCTGGCCGAAAAATATGACGTTCTCATCGCCCTGCACACCGACCACTGCCAACCCGGCAAAGTCGATTCATTCCTGCGTCCCCTGATCGCCGAGACTGCTCGTCGTCGCAAAAACGGACAGGAAAACCTCTTCCAGTCACACATGCTGGATGCTTCCGAGCTGCCACTGGACGAGAACCTGGCACTCTCCAAAGACCTGCTCAAGGAATGTGCCGCTCAGGAAATCATTCTTGAGATCGAAGCGGGTGTCGTCGGTGGCGAAGAAGATGGCGTCGATAACCATGACACTCCCGCCGAAAAACTATATACGACTCCCGAAGACATGGTCACCGTCTGCGAAGAGCTGAAAGGCATCGGTCGTTACATGTTCGCCGCGACCTTCGGCAACGTTCACGGTAGCTACAAACCGGGTCACGTAAAACTGCGACCAGAAATTCTGAAAGAAGGCCAGGAAGCGGTCATGGCGAAATACGGCAAAGAAGCCGAGTTCGACCTCGTCTTCCACGGTGGTTCAGGAACTCCGATGGAACAACTTCGCGAAACGCTCGATTACGGCGTCGTGAAGATGAACATCGACACCGACACCCAGTACGCTTTCACCCGCCCTGTCGTCGATCACATCATGAAAAACTATGATGGTGTTCTGAAAATCGATGGCGAGATCGGCAACAAAAAAGCCTACGACCCTCGCGCCTACATCAAAAAAGGCGAAGCAGGTGTTGCCGCTCGACTGGCCCAGGCCTGTGACGACCTCGAGTCCACCGGCAAAACCATCTGCGGCAAAGTCTAG
- a CDS encoding transcriptional regulator yields the protein MNKNERFFDQSDNEVPQELVKLGRVIANLPEEIQQELEASFCEVVDVVKRRRRILNLVQEALSQLRLDIKYLMFDLESTRKERDEAIQKLNEA from the coding sequence ATGAACAAAAACGAACGATTTTTCGATCAATCCGACAACGAAGTTCCTCAGGAGCTGGTCAAGCTCGGCCGCGTGATTGCCAACCTGCCGGAAGAAATTCAACAAGAGCTGGAAGCTTCCTTTTGTGAGGTGGTGGATGTCGTCAAACGTAGACGGCGAATTCTGAACCTGGTTCAGGAAGCTCTCTCTCAGCTGCGACTCGACATTAAATACCTGATGTTCGACCTCGAATCGACTCGTAAAGAACGAGACGAAGCGATCCAGAAACTGAACGAAGCCTGA
- a CDS encoding bile acid:sodium symporter family protein: MIQRYLLIWLTLSSLLAFFWPTPFVLSSPGLSSVIAVAMFAIGSLLPRNEFRLVLKHWPTVLTGTMVQYLVMPLLAWLIVSVYPFSPGIKVGILMAGCVPGAMASNILTHKAGGNVSFSISLTTSATLLCPLVVPWMLYFVLGKLIAFDPWMLFRDLILTVVGPVLLGHALSRSFVSIRGVMNKLGVPLANLAILWIVATVVALQRDQLQAIPGILLAFLIALNLCGYLAGYGAGKAFRFPEDKRRALTLEVGMQNAGLGAVLATKHFPDLSEAAIAPAAYTFGCMLTGTVLAHFWSQNRSGNSTSESD; the protein is encoded by the coding sequence ATGATTCAACGTTACCTGCTGATCTGGCTAACCTTGTCGAGCCTGCTCGCGTTTTTCTGGCCGACCCCTTTTGTGCTATCCAGTCCAGGGCTCTCCAGCGTGATAGCCGTGGCCATGTTTGCGATTGGGTCGCTGTTACCGCGGAACGAATTCAGGCTGGTCCTGAAACATTGGCCGACGGTGCTGACGGGGACAATGGTGCAATATCTGGTCATGCCGCTCCTTGCCTGGCTGATAGTTTCCGTATACCCGTTTTCTCCCGGTATTAAGGTGGGTATTCTGATGGCGGGCTGCGTTCCGGGGGCGATGGCTTCGAACATTCTCACTCATAAAGCGGGAGGGAATGTCAGCTTTTCGATCAGTTTAACGACTTCGGCCACCCTGCTCTGTCCGCTAGTGGTTCCCTGGATGTTGTATTTCGTGTTGGGAAAACTGATCGCGTTCGATCCCTGGATGTTATTCAGAGACCTTATTTTGACGGTCGTTGGTCCAGTGCTCCTCGGACATGCGCTGAGCCGCAGTTTTGTTTCCATCCGGGGGGTGATGAATAAACTGGGAGTGCCGCTTGCCAATCTGGCCATCCTGTGGATTGTGGCCACCGTCGTGGCGCTCCAGCGAGATCAACTTCAGGCGATTCCAGGAATCCTGCTCGCATTTCTGATCGCCTTGAATCTCTGCGGTTACCTGGCAGGATATGGCGCAGGGAAAGCATTTCGATTTCCCGAGGACAAACGGCGGGCACTCACTTTGGAAGTCGGTATGCAGAATGCCGGCCTAGGGGCCGTACTGGCAACGAAACATTTTCCGGACCTGTCCGAAGCGGCCATCGCTCCCGCCGCCTACACGTTTGGCTGCATGCTCACGGGAACGGTCCTCGCTCACTTCTGGTCGCAGAATCGGAGCGGCAATTCTACAAGCGAATCTGACTAA
- a CDS encoding UbiD family decarboxylase, with protein MFANLTTFLRDLEERDDLHRISTAVDPQFELGEIIRQFWSRQPDQAGPAILFEKVSGFTFPIVANLLGTESRLCRALRVESLDELGSKALHLFQPNLPVSMLGSLKLMPQLGKLTHLSPKTVSQGSCQQVVNMGRELNLLSLPAPQFYPHEAGPLINAGQLYTQTPDGRTQHIGSYPVLIIDERRLAVLWRPTDQLETLHKQYQAAGQPLPFAITVGGDPVSAMMAHFPILFGLDPLAWGGFLKKKSYEIVPCHSNKLKVSAESEFVIEGFIPADPQAIDQEGIGLSFGENGYSGIVPVAEATAITHASKPTWHTTVWGENCPEEFWMRKATERTMLPLIRLFHPELTDLNLVRSGYGRFILFFSFRKSYAYQARNLMSFLWSLPPFQDCRYLIAVDENIDVQQENQVWHQFSLECHPGRDSLFQDGPTEQLHGNQIHGNHSVVNPPGNRIGFDATRKRNDEAGPLRSDVTLSLDPHLRSSVKQRLDELGL; from the coding sequence ATGTTTGCCAATCTGACCACCTTTCTCCGCGATCTGGAAGAACGAGATGACTTACACCGTATCTCGACCGCTGTCGATCCGCAATTCGAACTGGGGGAAATCATCCGTCAGTTCTGGAGCAGGCAACCCGATCAGGCTGGTCCGGCGATCTTGTTTGAAAAAGTTTCCGGTTTTACATTTCCAATCGTCGCCAACTTGCTTGGTACGGAATCCCGCCTTTGTCGCGCATTAAGAGTGGAATCACTCGATGAACTAGGATCGAAGGCACTACATCTTTTCCAACCCAATCTGCCAGTGAGCATGTTAGGGTCCCTCAAATTGATGCCCCAGTTGGGCAAGCTGACCCATCTCAGCCCGAAGACTGTTAGCCAGGGTTCCTGTCAACAAGTCGTTAACATGGGACGCGAGTTGAATTTACTATCGCTTCCCGCGCCTCAGTTTTATCCACATGAAGCGGGACCGCTCATTAACGCGGGTCAACTTTATACACAAACTCCCGATGGTCGGACGCAGCACATCGGTTCCTATCCGGTGTTGATCATCGATGAACGTCGCCTCGCGGTTTTATGGCGACCGACCGACCAGTTGGAAACGTTGCACAAACAGTATCAGGCGGCGGGACAGCCCTTACCTTTTGCGATCACGGTGGGGGGGGATCCCGTGTCGGCGATGATGGCTCATTTCCCGATTCTCTTCGGGCTCGATCCGCTGGCCTGGGGTGGTTTTCTCAAAAAGAAATCGTACGAGATCGTTCCATGCCACAGCAATAAATTGAAAGTGTCTGCCGAGAGTGAATTCGTCATCGAAGGGTTTATTCCCGCCGATCCTCAGGCTATCGATCAGGAAGGCATTGGTCTTAGTTTCGGAGAAAATGGATACTCCGGAATTGTGCCAGTTGCTGAAGCGACGGCCATCACGCATGCCAGCAAACCGACATGGCACACCACAGTCTGGGGAGAGAATTGTCCGGAAGAATTCTGGATGAGGAAGGCAACTGAGCGGACGATGCTGCCGTTGATTCGTTTGTTCCATCCCGAGTTGACCGATTTAAATTTGGTCCGGTCTGGCTATGGACGGTTCATTCTTTTCTTCAGTTTCCGCAAATCGTACGCCTACCAGGCCCGGAATCTGATGAGTTTCCTCTGGAGTCTGCCTCCGTTTCAAGACTGTCGATACCTCATCGCGGTTGATGAAAATATCGACGTCCAACAGGAAAATCAGGTCTGGCATCAATTCAGCCTGGAATGTCATCCCGGTCGCGATAGCCTGTTTCAGGATGGACCGACCGAACAATTGCACGGGAATCAAATACACGGAAATCACTCCGTAGTAAATCCACCCGGTAACCGCATCGGTTTTGATGCGACTCGGAAACGGAATGATGAAGCGGGACCGCTGCGGTCCGACGTGACATTAAGTCTGGACCCCCATTTACGATCCTCCGTGAAACAGCGTCTGGATGAACTGGGCTTGTAA
- the ruvA gene encoding Holliday junction branch migration protein RuvA, with protein sequence MITRIQGELVHLSDTVATLRIGAFDYEVLIPEFVRRHLQSKVGTEINLRTIEYLEGNPQQGRLVPRMIGFMSDAEKEFFEMICSVDGVGVRKALRAMVRPVREVATAIEEQDVKQLTTLPGVGPAVAERIVAKLRRKMTKFALMVSREWPEEAGGDDILGEAVEALISLGHTSNDARNKVEAIMESGKKFKSVEALLTEIYKQQR encoded by the coding sequence TTGATTACCCGCATTCAGGGAGAGCTTGTTCATCTGTCCGATACCGTCGCAACGTTACGGATCGGAGCGTTTGACTATGAAGTCTTAATTCCCGAGTTCGTTCGCCGACATTTACAATCCAAAGTCGGAACAGAGATCAACTTGCGAACAATCGAATACCTGGAAGGGAATCCACAGCAGGGCAGATTGGTTCCACGGATGATTGGTTTCATGTCAGATGCGGAGAAAGAATTCTTCGAGATGATCTGCTCTGTCGATGGTGTCGGCGTGCGTAAAGCATTGCGAGCAATGGTGCGGCCCGTTCGGGAAGTGGCGACGGCGATTGAAGAGCAGGATGTCAAACAGTTGACAACATTACCGGGAGTCGGACCGGCAGTCGCTGAACGTATTGTTGCCAAGCTGCGGCGAAAAATGACCAAGTTCGCACTGATGGTTTCCCGAGAATGGCCAGAAGAAGCGGGCGGAGACGACATTCTCGGCGAGGCAGTCGAAGCGCTGATCAGCTTAGGGCATACTTCCAACGACGCACGCAACAAAGTCGAAGCAATTATGGAATCGGGCAAGAAATTCAAATCGGTCGAAGCGCTACTTACTGAAATTTACAAACAGCAACGATAA
- a CDS encoding DUF3124 domain-containing protein: MSKQFKPEDVDSFMKRFVLLIVVLIIILLSPLAFYAWYLDNRMQNFQDTLRFRPTDEMTASEMVTVKGHYNISNPVSGQLVYVPAYSHVYHNSGDPHLVTITLSIRNTSIDSPIIVNSVRYFDTAGKVVKSFFADPLSIPALGTKEILVEREDTSGGSGANFLVEWVANQTVSQPVIEAVMIDTSSQQGISFARGGTIIGELIPEQATSAETPISTESENESE; the protein is encoded by the coding sequence ATGAGCAAACAGTTCAAACCCGAGGATGTCGATTCGTTTATGAAACGATTCGTCCTGTTGATCGTCGTGCTGATCATCATTCTGCTTTCACCACTCGCATTTTATGCATGGTATCTCGACAACCGGATGCAAAACTTTCAGGACACGCTGCGTTTCCGACCTACGGATGAGATGACCGCTTCGGAAATGGTGACTGTCAAAGGGCATTACAACATTTCCAACCCGGTTTCGGGTCAGCTTGTCTACGTGCCTGCTTATTCCCACGTCTACCACAACTCGGGCGATCCCCATTTAGTGACGATTACGCTCAGTATTCGTAACACGAGTATCGACAGCCCCATCATCGTTAACTCGGTCCGTTACTTTGATACGGCCGGAAAAGTGGTTAAGTCGTTCTTCGCCGACCCTCTTTCGATTCCCGCACTCGGCACAAAAGAAATCCTGGTCGAACGCGAAGACACTTCAGGCGGCAGCGGAGCCAACTTTCTGGTCGAATGGGTCGCTAATCAGACCGTCTCGCAACCAGTCATCGAAGCCGTCATGATCGACACGAGTTCGCAACAGGGAATTTCATTCGCACGGGGGGGAACCATCATTGGGGAACTCATTCCCGAACAGGCAACCTCGGCAGAAACTCCGATTTCCACCGAGAGCGAAAACGAGTCTGAATAA